A window of the Butyricimonas virosa genome harbors these coding sequences:
- a CDS encoding B12-binding domain-containing radical SAM protein encodes MNVSPKVLLVTPPFTQLNTPYPAMMYLKGFLNTKGVDSVQVDLSLEVILEIFSSRGLHELFQQVAAREIRLSGNARRIFALQEEYERTIDAVMAFLQGRNRTLAYSICESYFLPRASRFEQEEDTEWAFGVMGLEDKARYLSTLYLEDLSDFLQETVDEHFGFSRYAEHLGRSASSFDELNAELAKPLTFTDHYLIRLLAGRMKEYRPEVVAITVPFPGNLYSALRCGEWIKVNYPEVTVAMGGGFANTELRSLTDVRFFHFTDYLLLDDGELPLVRLLEHVTGQIGDSDLVRTFCLRDGKVEFLNDESAGIIPQKEIGVPDYSDLLLDRYISVIEIVNPMHKLWSDGRWNKLTLAHGCYWGKCSFCDGSLDYIRRYEPNEVKTIVDRMEQVMAQTGEGGFHFVDEAAPPTLLKELALEILRRQLTVVWWGNIRFERAYTRDLCRLLKASGCIAVSGGVEVASDRVLGLINKGVTLEQLTRSANHFTGTGIMVHAYLMYGFPTETTQETVDSLEVVRQLFELGYIHSGFWHRFAMTAHSPVGLCPERFGTRVTEPPFGGFARNDVAFEDLQGGDHDELGDGLSRSLYNYMRGVGFDLPLQKWFDCKIPATTIPPRFVAHMAEEQEPVEKLHSRRLCWLGGRVELGPESVKKGKYSIVLLLHTNNRELAIKMRGDWAHFIHESLMQVGVDAVNPYLLEDFSRNYEILFNDDFLPFWYSKEMQAIRDNGLLLL; translated from the coding sequence ATGAATGTTTCCCCTAAGGTGTTGCTGGTGACACCACCGTTTACGCAGTTGAATACACCTTACCCGGCGATGATGTATTTGAAAGGTTTTTTGAACACGAAAGGAGTTGATTCCGTGCAGGTTGATTTGAGCTTGGAAGTGATTCTGGAAATATTTTCATCCCGGGGGCTGCATGAGCTTTTTCAACAAGTGGCAGCCCGGGAAATCCGTTTGTCGGGCAACGCCCGGCGTATTTTTGCCTTACAAGAGGAATACGAGCGTACGATTGATGCGGTCATGGCTTTCCTGCAAGGAAGGAACCGGACGCTGGCTTACTCGATTTGCGAATCCTATTTCCTGCCCCGGGCAAGTCGTTTCGAGCAAGAGGAAGATACGGAATGGGCCTTCGGGGTGATGGGGTTGGAGGATAAAGCCCGTTACCTTTCCACCTTGTACTTGGAAGATTTGTCCGATTTCTTGCAAGAGACGGTGGATGAGCATTTCGGGTTTAGTCGCTACGCGGAGCATCTGGGGCGTTCGGCCTCTTCTTTTGATGAGTTGAACGCGGAGCTGGCAAAGCCTTTGACTTTCACGGATCATTACCTGATACGGCTACTTGCGGGCCGGATGAAAGAATATCGTCCGGAAGTGGTGGCTATCACTGTCCCGTTCCCCGGGAATCTTTATAGTGCTTTGCGTTGTGGGGAGTGGATCAAGGTTAATTACCCGGAAGTCACGGTAGCGATGGGTGGGGGATTTGCCAACACGGAATTGCGATCGTTGACAGACGTGCGTTTCTTCCACTTTACCGATTACTTGTTGTTGGATGACGGTGAGTTGCCGTTAGTGCGTTTGCTTGAACACGTGACGGGGCAGATCGGGGATTCCGATTTGGTACGCACATTTTGTTTACGAGACGGGAAGGTCGAGTTTTTGAATGATGAGTCTGCAGGGATTATCCCGCAAAAGGAGATCGGTGTGCCTGATTATTCCGACTTGTTATTAGACAGGTACATTTCGGTGATCGAGATCGTGAACCCGATGCATAAATTGTGGAGTGACGGACGATGGAATAAACTGACGTTGGCTCACGGGTGTTACTGGGGAAAGTGTAGTTTCTGTGACGGGAGCTTGGATTATATCCGGCGTTATGAACCGAACGAGGTGAAAACGATTGTTGACCGTATGGAACAAGTGATGGCACAGACGGGGGAAGGTGGTTTCCATTTTGTTGATGAGGCTGCACCTCCCACTTTATTGAAAGAGCTGGCACTGGAAATATTGCGACGACAACTGACGGTTGTCTGGTGGGGAAATATCCGTTTTGAACGGGCTTATACACGGGATTTGTGCCGTTTACTGAAGGCATCCGGCTGTATTGCCGTTTCGGGCGGGGTGGAGGTGGCGTCTGACCGGGTGTTGGGTTTGATAAATAAAGGAGTCACTCTGGAGCAGTTGACCCGTTCGGCCAATCATTTCACGGGGACGGGAATCATGGTTCACGCTTACCTGATGTATGGTTTCCCGACAGAGACAACTCAGGAAACTGTCGATTCGCTTGAAGTGGTACGCCAGTTATTCGAGTTGGGATATATCCATTCCGGTTTTTGGCATCGTTTTGCCATGACGGCGCATAGTCCGGTGGGTTTGTGTCCCGAACGATTCGGAACCCGGGTAACGGAACCGCCTTTCGGTGGCTTTGCCCGGAATGATGTGGCGTTCGAGGATTTACAAGGTGGTGATCATGACGAACTGGGGGATGGATTAAGTCGTTCACTATATAATTATATGCGGGGAGTGGGGTTTGATTTGCCTTTACAAAAGTGGTTTGACTGCAAGATTCCGGCAACCACGATTCCGCCTCGCTTTGTCGCACATATGGCGGAAGAACAGGAACCCGTGGAAAAATTACATTCCCGGCGCCTATGCTGGTTAGGAGGTCGGGTGGAGTTGGGGCCGGAGAGCGTGAAAAAAGGAAAATATTCGATCGTGTTATTGCTACATACGAACAACCGGGAGCTGGCGATCAAAATGAGGGGTGACTGGGCTCATTTTATCCACGAGTCGCTGATGCAAGTGGGAGTGGATGCCGTGAATCCTTATCTGCTGGAAGACTTTAGTCGGAATTACGAGATCCTGTTTAACGATGACTTCCTGCCTTTCTGGTATAGTAAAGAGATGCAGGCGATCCGGGATAATGGTTTGTTACTGCTTTAA
- the fldA gene encoding flavodoxin FldA, with protein sequence MKKVGIFYGSTTGATEGVAETIAARLGVASEDIHNVGTTKVDEVDKYDVLLLGSSTWGIGELQDDWNDFLDKLKAKNLSGKTVAIFGCGDSASFGGSFCDAIGIIYNELQGSGCQFAGSVDTDGYSYDSSEACVDGQFVGLPLDESNESDQTDKRIDAWISGLKQVIC encoded by the coding sequence ATGAAGAAAGTTGGAATATTTTATGGCTCCACGACGGGAGCAACCGAAGGGGTTGCTGAAACGATTGCGGCTCGTTTGGGTGTTGCAAGTGAAGATATACATAACGTGGGAACTACAAAAGTGGACGAGGTCGACAAGTACGATGTTTTGTTACTGGGTAGTTCTACATGGGGAATCGGAGAGTTGCAGGATGATTGGAACGATTTCTTGGATAAGCTGAAAGCGAAGAATTTGTCGGGTAAGACCGTGGCAATCTTCGGATGCGGGGATTCTGCCTCTTTTGGTGGGTCATTCTGCGATGCTATCGGAATAATTTATAACGAGCTACAAGGAAGTGGATGTCAGTTTGCCGGTTCGGTAGATACCGACGGGTATAGTTACGACTCTTCCGAGGCTTGTGTGGATGGTCAGTTCGTGGGACTTCCCTTGGATGAATCCAATGAATCTGATCAGACTGATAAGAGAATAGATGCTTGGATTAGTGGTTTAAAGCAAGTGATCTGTTGA